The region TCTTGGGGGCTGCCGCGCCGGGGATGAGGACTCCGCCGATGACGAGATCCGCGGCACAGACGGCACGCTCGATGTTGTAGGAGTTGGAGGCGAGGGTGTGGAGACGGCCGGCGAAGATGTCGTCGAGCTCACGCAGGCGGTTGAGGTTCATGTCCACGATGGTGACGTGCGCGCCCATGCCAAGTGCGATCTTGGCTGCGTTTGTGCCGACGATGCCGCCGCCGATGATGCAGACGTTGCCGGGGGGCGTGCCGGGGACGCCGCCGAGGAGGACTCCGCGTCCGCCGTGCTCCTTTTCAAGGTAGGTTGCGCCGACCTGGACGCTCATGCGTCCGGCGACCTCGCTCATGGGGGTGAGGAGGGGTAGTCCGCCGGTGCGGTCGCGGACGGTCTCATAGGCGATGCCGGTGACCTTCTTTTCGAGGAGGGCGTCGGTGAGGGCAGTGAGCGGGGCGAGGTGAAGGTAGGTGAAGAGGACGAGGCCTTCGCGGAAGTTGCGATATTCGGACTCGACGGGCTCCTTGACCTTGACGACCATGTCGGCGAGACGCCAGACGTCATAGGCGGA is a window of Granulicella tundricola MP5ACTX9 DNA encoding:
- the ald gene encoding alanine dehydrogenase — encoded protein: MTIGVPKEVKDHESRVGVTPAGVKALAEAGHKILVETNAGALSAFTDDEYQSAGAEIVGSAYDVWRLADMVVKVKEPVESEYRNFREGLVLFTYLHLAPLTALTDALLEKKVTGIAYETVRDRTGGLPLLTPMSEVAGRMSVQVGATYLEKEHGGRGVLLGGVPGTPPGNVCIIGGGIVGTNAAKIALGMGAHVTIVDMNLNRLRELDDIFAGRLHTLASNSYNIERAVCAADLVIGGVLIPGAAAPKIVTRAMVSKMKKGAVIVDVAIDQGGCIETARPTTHTDPSFVVDGVVHYCVTNMPAAVPYTSTLALTNATFPYVMKLAKMGAQAAIKEDAGIAEGVNTYNGSLTYGAVATAQNRGWKQIAGLV